The nucleotide window GACGTATATGGCAAAGGCTGCCCATACTGATATATTAAAGGCATCTGCACTTGCTTATGTAAATGCGATTAACAGTATTATCGTAGCGCGCATTAATCCACAGACGGCTAGTCAAATTGCAACCGTATAAAACTACAGACTGAAATGGATTTCTAGCGGAATGAATTAGCGAAAAAAAAGAGGCTAGGACAGAAGTGGGAATTTCTCTATTTATGGAAAATGCAGTATTAAAAATTAGATACTTAATAAATTGGTTGTAGTGGAGGGGCGACTCCCCCGGAAATCGTTCTCACAACGGAAACCAATTACAAAAAACATCATTTTTCTCACTCGAGAAAAATGATGTTTTGGTTTTGTCCCAGCCTCACAAAATTTGCATCTGAAATTATTTGATCAATTGCTCTGCCAGTAATTGATAGCTATTTAAACGTTGCTCAACAGTATATAAATTACTATTGATCATTGCCTCATCAAATCCGTAATACTCTTGCTCATATAAAATTCGCTCCGCAACTTCCTTCGCTGATCCAACAAGCATTAATGAACGGTTTTGCTGTAAAATCATTTTATCCATTTCTGTTAATGGATAATCCTTTGCTTCCTCAGGAGAAATCCCTTGTGTTAGCTTACCTCGCATTAAATTTAGTCGCGCAATTTGCATCGGCATCGATAAATATTCCGCCTCTTCTTCTGTTTCCGCCACACATACTGCATAAGTAGTAATTATTTCTGGCTTCTCCATAAAATAAGACGGTTGGAAAGCATTGCGATAGGCGTCAAAAATTCCTTTAGACATTTGCCCATTGAAAAATTGAGCAAACGAGTACCCAACCCCAGCAGCTCCTGCTTGTCTAGCACTTTGACCACTTGAGCCTAGCAGCCATGCTTGTGGCAGTTGAATTTTAAATGGCGCGGCAACGACTGCATCATAAACTGCCTCACCTGTTTGCTGCTCATTCATCAGACGTAAAATGATTTCAAGCTTATCATATTGTTCATTCATCTCTGGGCGTCTGCCACTCGCAAGAGCCGTCATAGCTAGTCCATCTCCACCTGGTGCTCGCCCAGCGCCAAAATCAATGCGACCTGGCGCTAACGCAGCTAATGTCTTAAATACTTCTGCAATTTTTAATGGGGAATAATGCATCATCATTATCCCGCCGGTACCAACTCGGATACGCTCTGTTTTTGCTGCGACATAGGCAGCTGTAATTTCAGGTGCAGAGCTTGCTAATGAAGTCATATTATGATGCTCGGCAAACCACATGCGCTCATAGCCTAATTTATCACCGAGCTGAGCAATTTTTACACTATTTGCAAGAGCTTCTGTTGAAGTCATCCCTTTTGAAATTGGTACTTGATCTAAAATACTAAGTTTCATTTATTTCACCCCATTTTGTCGTTCTCTATAAAAATAACGAAATGGTTTCTAAATGTAAAATTATTTACCTGCAATAAATGTTTTTAATAATGCTAGCCTTTCCCGAACCCGTGATTTGAACTCAACTACTTTAGGGGTAGGGGCTGCTAATACATCGGACTGCAATCCTAAATTTTGAGCTAACAGACTTGCTCGCCGCAAATGAAAATCATTCGAAACGATTGTAATATCTGTAATCTTTTCTGGTAATAGAGACATTGAATAGAGTAGATTTTCATAAGTAGAAGTAGATTGATCCTCGAGCATGATTCGATCTGGAGCAATTCCTTTTTCTACTAACACGTCAAACATTACAGAGGCTTCGGTTCTGTCCTCATCGGGTCCTTGCCCACCTGAAACGATTGCTTTTACATGAGGATGGTCATGTAAGTATACTGCAGCAACATCTAAACGGTTTTTAAGAGACAGGGAGGGAACACCACCCGGCTTCACTTTAGCTCCTAATACGATTAAATAATCATTTGTACCGTCTGCTCTATTTTTCTCCCCTTGATTTATTTCATAGCCTAACCAAATATAAAGGCCGCTACTAATAACGCCTATGCCAATAATAAAGTACAACCATTTATTCATTTCTTTCGACCTCCTTAAGTATTATACGACATCTGAGTGGAAAAAGTTTCTAATTGCAAATGCTTAAGAAGCGATAGGGGACGTAAAATTCAGAATGTACAATAAGAAAGAATATTCACGACAAATGCACACTACAGCTATCGAATGAAATGACAAAAAGCACCAAGAATTAAATCTCGGTGCTTTTTGTTATTAAAAATAAGTTGTATTCGTTATGAAATCACTTCTTGATTTGATTGTTGCTTTATACGCTGTTGTTTAAATTGAAAAACTAAATAGTTACAATATCGAATGAAAACATATGAAATCATTAAAGTAGCAAGGATTAGTTGTCCGTTTCCAACCCAATTTAACCATAGTAAGTCAATATTATGATTACTTAAAAATTGATACATAGCATGTGTTGCTGTTGCTGTAACAACAAGAGGAAACGTAAAGGCCGCATAGCTTGGATAAAAAGGAAGCTTTAAAGCACTTACTAGTTTTGTTAATACTAATAAAAATAAAGCTTGAGCGACAACAAATAGAGTAATTGCGATTGGTAATGTTCCTTCATACTGCTGGAAATAAGCAGCTAAGCTTAATGATGCAGGCGCTGTTAAAATCGTAATCATTGGAATAGTGGGCTCTGGTAAGTCTTTTAAAATAAACCCACGTTTAATTACAATCGGAACGAGAATAATGAATGAGATCACCGCAAAAAGTAGGATTCCTTTTGTGAAAACATTTGATAGCTGTCCAGCAGTTAACGGCATCATCGCTGTTCCAACAAATAATATGAACCAACTTGGAAAAATCATCGAAATTGACAATTTTTTTCTCCAAATAAATGCCTTAATAAAATACAAAATAATAAAAATTTGAGTAGCAGCAGCAATAATCCATATACTTTGAATGAGAAGTTCTGGAACAGAATAGTAATGTAAGCCATTACTAAAAGCCATCGTACCCATTGTAAAAGTAGGGGACACAGATGCGATAATTGGATTTTGCATTTCTGATAAAACACTTGACCAAGCAAACAACGCTTTTGACAAAAGCATTAATAATAAAAAGCCACCAATGAAAAATGCAATATGCCCTAGTACATGCTGTTCTACTGTATGAAATACGTTCCCCAATGAAACAAAACCTAGCATAAGCCCGCTCATTGGGATAGGGATAAGTTGTAAATAAGCTTTCATATATGTACCTCCACTATAATATACGAATATAAAAACGCAGAACGAGAAATGGCTGCTCCACGTTTAAGCTGTGACTCTATCTTACTGCGTTAACTTTAATCCGACAACCGCAATTAAAATAAACGAAATAAACAAAATTCTTTTCCAACTTTTAGATTCGTTATAAAGAAACATTCCCACGAGTGTTCCACCAACAGTACCGATACCCGTCCAAACAGCATAAGAAATTCCCATCGGTAAAGTTTTCATTGCTAATGCAAGCAATGTAAAGCTACAAGCAAATGATCCAAATAAAATGGTGAAGTTCGTGATGTTGCGTTTTTGAGCAACCTTATTCATGCCAATTACTCCACCAACTTCAAATGCACCTGCTAATAGTAAATATACCCAAGCCATTAGTTATCCCTCGCTTCTTCTGGCTCATTCGAAATAAGTTTTAGTCCAATTACGCCTATTAATAAAAGGGCGATAAAGCCAATTTTTGCAATACTGAATGGTTCGTTAAATAATAATGTCTCTACAATAACTGTTCCTGCGGTTCCTATTCCCGTAAATACCGCATACACCGTTGCAACAGGTAATTTTTCTGTTGCAATAATTAAAATATAAAAGGATATAATTATGAGCACAACAACGCCTATCCACATGCCAATCGTGCTTGCATATTTTAAGCCCATTGCCCAAAGAATTTCAATAAGTCCTGCTAATAATACAAGGAGCCAATATTTTGTCATCATCTTTCACCTCAATTTGTAATGCCCCGATAAAACACTTTCCAACCGGCTTCTAACCGTTTTTCAAAGCGTGCTTCACCACCATAAAGCATTTCAACATATAAACTGTCGAGTAACGCTAAAAAGCTACTTGCTGCTATTGTTGGGGATACTGCTATTTGTTGTTTAGCAAAAAAGTGTTTTAGTATAGCTTCTAATGAATCTAAATAAAAATAAGTTTGCTCCAGTAATTGCTTTTCTAAATGGGGTGGTGTAATAAATGTCGACCGAATAAAAAATTTAGTACTTAATTGTTGCATAAAGCGTTGTTGTGCTGCGCGTAAAAGTAGATAGAGCATTTGTTCAACTTCTTGCTCTTGCTGTTGCTCGATAAATCCCTTCATAAAGGCCAGCTCTGTTTGCATGGCATCTTGAGATATTGATAAATAAAGATCATCCTTACTTTTAAAATACGTATAGATTGATTGCTTGCGAATCCCTACTTCTTCCGCTATTTGTGCTAGGGAACCACCACTATACCCATGCTCAGCAAAGTTACTATAAGCTGCCAGAACGATTTTTTGTTGCGTCATATTATCACCTTCCTAACGTTCGTCAGTTAAATCTATCACATTTTGATTGCGAATGCAAAATAGTTCGCTTAAAGTGAAAGAAAACAACCGTTGGGGTGATT belongs to Solibacillus sp. FSL R7-0682 and includes:
- a CDS encoding LLM class flavin-dependent oxidoreductase, producing MKLSILDQVPISKGMTSTEALANSVKIAQLGDKLGYERMWFAEHHNMTSLASSAPEITAAYVAAKTERIRVGTGGIMMMHYSPLKIAEVFKTLAALAPGRIDFGAGRAPGGDGLAMTALASGRRPEMNEQYDKLEIILRLMNEQQTGEAVYDAVVAAPFKIQLPQAWLLGSSGQSARQAGAAGVGYSFAQFFNGQMSKGIFDAYRNAFQPSYFMEKPEIITTYAVCVAETEEEAEYLSMPMQIARLNLMRGKLTQGISPEEAKDYPLTEMDKMILQQNRSLMLVGSAKEVAERILYEQEYYGFDEAMINSNLYTVEQRLNSYQLLAEQLIK
- a CDS encoding DMT family transporter, producing MAWVYLLLAGAFEVGGVIGMNKVAQKRNITNFTILFGSFACSFTLLALAMKTLPMGISYAVWTGIGTVGGTLVGMFLYNESKSWKRILFISFILIAVVGLKLTQ
- a CDS encoding TDT family transporter: MKAYLQLIPIPMSGLMLGFVSLGNVFHTVEQHVLGHIAFFIGGFLLLMLLSKALFAWSSVLSEMQNPIIASVSPTFTMGTMAFSNGLHYYSVPELLIQSIWIIAAATQIFIILYFIKAFIWRKKLSISMIFPSWFILFVGTAMMPLTAGQLSNVFTKGILLFAVISFIILVPIVIKRGFILKDLPEPTIPMITILTAPASLSLAAYFQQYEGTLPIAITLFVVAQALFLLVLTKLVSALKLPFYPSYAAFTFPLVVTATATHAMYQFLSNHNIDLLWLNWVGNGQLILATLMISYVFIRYCNYLVFQFKQQRIKQQSNQEVIS
- a CDS encoding YdcF family protein; amino-acid sequence: MNKWLYFIIGIGVISSGLYIWLGYEINQGEKNRADGTNDYLIVLGAKVKPGGVPSLSLKNRLDVAAVYLHDHPHVKAIVSGGQGPDEDRTEASVMFDVLVEKGIAPDRIMLEDQSTSTYENLLYSMSLLPEKITDITIVSNDFHLRRASLLAQNLGLQSDVLAAPTPKVVEFKSRVRERLALLKTFIAGK
- a CDS encoding TetR/AcrR family transcriptional regulator yields the protein MTQQKIVLAAYSNFAEHGYSGGSLAQIAEEVGIRKQSIYTYFKSKDDLYLSISQDAMQTELAFMKGFIEQQQEQEVEQMLYLLLRAAQQRFMQQLSTKFFIRSTFITPPHLEKQLLEQTYFYLDSLEAILKHFFAKQQIAVSPTIAASSFLALLDSLYVEMLYGGEARFEKRLEAGWKVFYRGITN
- a CDS encoding DMT family transporter; protein product: MTKYWLLVLLAGLIEILWAMGLKYASTIGMWIGVVVLIIISFYILIIATEKLPVATVYAVFTGIGTAGTVIVETLLFNEPFSIAKIGFIALLLIGVIGLKLISNEPEEARDN